The genomic region TCATTGTCACCCAGCAGTTGACCGGGCACGGTCATGGTGAGCATGGTGATGCCTTTCTGCTGGCTTCTGAACTCCCCCCCGAGGCATATCTTGATCCAGGTTTCTACTCATGGTTAAAGCAGCAATAGCAACAGGCCTGTTCTTGTTCACACTGGCGGCGGCCGCCGAAACGGAACTACAAGAGCCTAGTTGGGCGCAACTGACGGAAAGCCAGCGCAAGGTGCTGGCACCTCTGGCGCAGGAATGGGACATTCTCAGGCCGTGGCAGCGTGAGAAAATGCTGGATATTGCACGCGACTACTCCAAGATGACGCCCGAGCAACAACAACGTGTGCAAAGGCGCCTGACGCACTGGAGCCGGATGACGCCCTACGAACGGGAGAATGCGCGCAAGAAATACCAGGCGTATAAAAACATGACCCCCGAACAGAAAGCGGCATTGCGCAAGAAGTGGGAAGAGTATCAGCGCCTGCCAGAAGCCAAGCGCGAGGCACTGCGCCGCGAAAACCCCGATATTGATACCGGTCTGGAAGATCTGGACTGACTCGATAGGCGCTAAGTGCGTGCGTACTGCGCCCGCAATACAGAACTACCTGCGTTCCACCCAGTACAACATGAAGATGCCGGCTGCCATGAACAGCAATGTCGGCATGACGGCGCTGAACAAGGGAGACCAGTCATTGAGCAGGCCAAGATGCACGAATACCCGGTTCAATACCTGATAGACAATACCCAGCATGATGCCGGAAAAAATCTTGGTGCTAGCCGAACTTGAACGCTGCTGCAGGAACCCGAACGGCAGCGCTAGGATGACCATGACCAGGCATGCAAGCGGGTAGATCATCTTGGACCAGAGCGCAATCTGGTGGCGTGAGGTTTTCTGCTTATTGCTCGCTAGGTGGTTGATGTAGAAATACAGGTTCCAGGCCGACATTTTTTCCGGCACGACCAGCAGCACATTCAACAGCTCTGGGCGGATCAGGGACTGCCAGGTGGCTTCCTGGAACACATTGGTGCGGATTTTCTGCTCTTCAAAATGGGTCTGCGTCACTTGGTGCAGATTCCAGCTATTGCCATCAAAGCTGCCTTCTTTCGCATTGCTGATGGTGCGCAACCGGAATTCGTTGTCGAATTCGTAAATATGGATGTCCATCAGGGAGGCATCCGGCATCACATTCTGCACGTTCACAAAGCTATTGCCATCCTTGACCCACAGGCCCGAGCGGAAATCCTGTGCCACCACGGAGTCCGTCGCCTGGATGCGGATGCGTTGCGCAGCCTTTTCGCTCATTGGAGCAATCAGCTCTCCGACGAGAAAGGTAATCACGGCAAACACCAATCCCACGCGCAACAGGGAAAATGCGATCTTGCGGATGGAAATGCCGCTCACACGCAAGATGATGAGTTCTGAATAGCGCGAGAACTGGCCGAGCGCGTACATGGTACCGACCAGCACGGCCACGGGTACCACTTCGTAGACATGCCCTGGCGCACTAAGCAGTACATACAGCAGTACCTTGCTGATACCGTAATTGCCCTTGCCCAGGCTTTCCAGCTCTTGAATAAGATCGAAAAAGGAAAACATCGCGAGCAGGGCCAGCATGATCAGCATGATGCTGGAGACGATTTCCTGTGCGAGATAGCGGTTGAGTAATTTCATCTCGGCCTATTTGCGCCACAAGCGCGGCAGGAAAGGTAACTGGAACAAACGACGGTAAAACATCCAGAATGTCAGCAACAGGAAAAATGCATGAACGGGCCACAGGCCAACCATTGCCGGCACTTTGCCTTGTGAGAGCCACGCCTGCATGATGCTGAGCAGGTTGTTGTAAACGATGTAGATCAACAGCGCCATCATCAGGTTGGCCGAACGTCCGGAACGGGGGTCGACAAAGCTCAGTGGGATGGCCAGCAGGATCAGTACGAATGCCGAAATCGGAATGGCAAGGCGCCACTGTAGTTCCGCAATGCTGTCGGGACTATGCTCATTGAAAAGCTCCAGACTGTTTTTCGACTGTGTATTGGGGGGCTGCTGCTGCACTTCGGCAGGCTCGATACGGATCGCGTAACGCTCGAATTCCGTGATCGAATACTCGGCAGTATTGGGCGTGCCTTCATAGCGGCGGCCATTCTGCATGACCAGGAAGTCGTCCCCGTTCTCTGCCGTTTCACGATGGCCGCGGGCAGCCACAATGATGCCGAGCTTCTGGTGCTGCATGGATTGTACGAAGATGTTCTTGACGATGTTGCCCAGCTCGTCGAAGCTTTCCACAAAGAACACACGGTCAGCATGACGCGACTCCTTGAAGACGCCGGGACTGATAGAGGCAAGCTCATCGCGGCTTTTCAGCTGGTCGCGGAACTCTGCTCCCTTGCCGGTCGCCCAGGGCGTGACGAACAGGCTGAGCAAGGCAATGACGACGATGACAGGCAGGCCGAATGTCAGGACTGGCCGGATCCAACTGGAGAGTCCTTGGCCGGCGCTGAACCAGACGACCATTTCGCTGTCGCGGTGCCAGCGCGACAGCGTCAACAGCACGGCGAGGAACAGCGTGAGCGAAAGCATCATCGGCAGGAACTTCAGCATGCTGAAGCCCAGCAATGTATTGATGGCATCGCTAGCAAGGCTGCCCTTGGCGGCAACGCCAATGTAATAGGCGACGCGCTGGGCGATGACAATGCCGAACAGCACCAGAAAGCCGCCGATGGCAGTGGTGACTAGCTCTTGCAGCAGTGAACGTTTGAAGAGCATCTTAGACAGGCAGGCAGTTCAGATTCCGCAATTGAGGTTGATTTACCGCGAAAACGCGGGATAATTCAGAGGGCTTTAACCTTAAGGATCAAGGAATGGAATTTAGCATAAAAAGTGGTACTCCGGAAAAACAGCGTAAAGATTGCGTTGTGGTCGGCGTGTTTGAAGCACGTAAATTCTCCGATGCGGCCGCAGTGCTCGATCGTGCATCTCAAGGCTATCTCGGTGACATCCTGCGTACTGGCGACATAGATGGGAAGCCTGGATCCACGCTACTGCTGCATTCCGTTCCAGGCGTTGCGGCAGGGCGCGTCCTGCTTGTCGGCCTGGGCAAGGAGCGTGAGCTTGATGAGCATAGCTACCGCAAGGCCTTGCGTGCTGCCATCAAAGCGCTACATACCCTGGATGATGCCGATGTGGCGATATGCCTGGCCGAAGTTCCGGTGAAAAAGCGGGATACCGCTTGGCGCGTGGCCCAGGTGGTGGAAATTGCCGAAGACAGTACTTACCGTTTTGACCGCTTCAAGAGCAAGCCAGCGAATGGCAAGAAAGGCATCGCCAAGCTACAAGTGCATGTCACCCGGCGCAGTGACGTCGCTGAAGGTGAGAAGGGCCTCAGGCAGGGCAAAGCACTTGCTGCGGGCGTGAGTTTCGCCAAGGATCTGGGTAACCTGGCACCAAACTATTGCACTCCCTCTTACCTGGCAGAACAGGCAGAGGCGCTGAGCGATAGTCATGGTTTGCAGGTGGAAGTGCTGGAGAAGGAGGATATCGAAAAGCTGGGCATGGGGTCGTTCCTGGGGGTGACCAAGGGCAGTGTGCAGCCGCCCAAGCTGATCGTGCTGCAGCACAGGAAAGGCAAGAAGAGCCAGAAGCCGGTGGTGCTGGTGGGGAAAGGTATTACCTTCGATACGGGCGGCATCTCGCTCAAGCCCGGCGCCGACATGGACGAAATGAAGTATGACATGTGTGGTGCGGCTAGCGTGCTGG from Methylobacillus flagellatus KT harbors:
- a CDS encoding DUF3106 domain-containing protein, with the translated sequence MVKAAIATGLFLFTLAAAAETELQEPSWAQLTESQRKVLAPLAQEWDILRPWQREKMLDIARDYSKMTPEQQQRVQRRLTHWSRMTPYERENARKKYQAYKNMTPEQKAALRKKWEEYQRLPEAKREALRRENPDIDTGLEDLD
- a CDS encoding leucyl aminopeptidase, whose amino-acid sequence is MEFSIKSGTPEKQRKDCVVVGVFEARKFSDAAAVLDRASQGYLGDILRTGDIDGKPGSTLLLHSVPGVAAGRVLLVGLGKERELDEHSYRKALRAAIKALHTLDDADVAICLAEVPVKKRDTAWRVAQVVEIAEDSTYRFDRFKSKPANGKKGIAKLQVHVTRRSDVAEGEKGLRQGKALAAGVSFAKDLGNLAPNYCTPSYLAEQAEALSDSHGLQVEVLEKEDIEKLGMGSFLGVTKGSVQPPKLIVLQHRKGKKSQKPVVLVGKGITFDTGGISLKPGADMDEMKYDMCGAASVLGTFKAIAELDLPLNVVGIIPTCENMPDGNATRPGDVLTSMSGQTIEVLNTDAEGRLILCDALTYAERFEPQAVVDVATLTGACVIALGHHASGLFSNKDSLAEELLDAGNEAYDRAWRLPLWDDYQSQLDSNFADMANIGGRAGGSITAACFLSRFAKKYDWAHLDIAGTAWKSGKEKGATGRPVPLLTEFLKQRAGK
- the lptG gene encoding LPS export ABC transporter permease LptG produces the protein MKLLNRYLAQEIVSSIMLIMLALLAMFSFFDLIQELESLGKGNYGISKVLLYVLLSAPGHVYEVVPVAVLVGTMYALGQFSRYSELIILRVSGISIRKIAFSLLRVGLVFAVITFLVGELIAPMSEKAAQRIRIQATDSVVAQDFRSGLWVKDGNSFVNVQNVMPDASLMDIHIYEFDNEFRLRTISNAKEGSFDGNSWNLHQVTQTHFEEQKIRTNVFQEATWQSLIRPELLNVLLVVPEKMSAWNLYFYINHLASNKQKTSRHQIALWSKMIYPLACLVMVILALPFGFLQQRSSSASTKIFSGIMLGIVYQVLNRVFVHLGLLNDWSPLFSAVMPTLLFMAAGIFMLYWVERR
- the lptF gene encoding LPS export ABC transporter permease LptF: MLFKRSLLQELVTTAIGGFLVLFGIVIAQRVAYYIGVAAKGSLASDAINTLLGFSMLKFLPMMLSLTLFLAVLLTLSRWHRDSEMVVWFSAGQGLSSWIRPVLTFGLPVIVVIALLSLFVTPWATGKGAEFRDQLKSRDELASISPGVFKESRHADRVFFVESFDELGNIVKNIFVQSMQHQKLGIIVAARGHRETAENGDDFLVMQNGRRYEGTPNTAEYSITEFERYAIRIEPAEVQQQPPNTQSKNSLELFNEHSPDSIAELQWRLAIPISAFVLILLAIPLSFVDPRSGRSANLMMALLIYIVYNNLLSIMQAWLSQGKVPAMVGLWPVHAFFLLLTFWMFYRRLFQLPFLPRLWRK